In the genome of Arachis stenosperma cultivar V10309 chromosome 2, arast.V10309.gnm1.PFL2, whole genome shotgun sequence, the window gttgttgttgttaataatataatattatcatcatcattcaaaaaaaaaaaaaaggaaaagttcCTACATATATGTCATTACACATATTTTCAGTATGTATATACATATtaaagcaagaaagaaagcaagccAAGGTGGCTTGTATACATATATGACACATGTTTCTTTTATCTATAACCATGACAcctaacatttttttattatacttATCATCACCACCTAATCTTCATTTTCCTCTCTTGAAATCGAACCAAACgtgaaagaaaagaaagcaagagTGACCGAGAGTGAAGGAGAGAAACCGTGGAACCTCCATCCATGTCTCTAACTCCAATTTCTTGTGATCtataattctaataaaaaatttaatctggtaaaaatatttgtattctCTTTCTCTACGTATTAGCATCACTTTTGATTGGTGAAAGTCGACAGTGACGTAGCTCTCCTATCCCTTGAGTTTGGCCAACTGGAGATCTAAGAGGCACAGATAATTTCTGACGTTTTCCTTATCAGCAGCtcggtcaaaaatttttttcggAACTTTCgttgattttgattttataCGGAAGTAAGGAGTTTCGTTTTTAAAATTAcaagtttttaatttaagaatgtCAAAAAACTTATTGAATAATTGCAAATAATTTACACGTATTTTGTGTGTCTAATTGATGAAAATTGGTTGTAATTGTGAGTGTTGGTCAATTTGGTGTTACTTGTTAAATTGAAATGTGATTTGAGTTTATGAATTGGATTTGAATTGAGACTGTGTTCGATGCTGGAATTTATGGTTATGGACGTGGATGGTAACTGATTTTGGTATTAGTATGATGGTGAATAGGTACTAATGAAGGGCTGGTAAAAAAAATACGCAAGAAGGGATTTTGTTTTAAGTTATGTTTTGAGTTCGGTTcgataagaaagaaaagaacaagaagaacaaaaaataaaggaaagaaagataattaaaggaatctctgccacaggagagcagagaaTAAAGATTAAAGAATATACTAACTAAAAGGATCTCTACCACAGGAGAGTAGAGAACAAAGATTAAAGGAATATATTGATTAATGAAATGactgccacaggagagcagatgtgacattgtttaggccttagtgccaaatgtaaagtggagacgcccacacactgagaactgttttccagatgtatgcttattgatttggaaagtcaCACTGTATGCGGCCTAGCTGTACGACTTATAAGCACACTGTATGCATCTggaaagccatatctgggacttgtgtccgggtaatgtcgggagcgggtaggcaaccgacacatgaACTCATGGCCTGCATTaggaatagacatgcatcatgttgtTTGCACATTTGTATTTGGTTGTGTTTGCTTGTATTACTTCTCTGTAATTGTGCTGTTTGACTTGTTTATATGTTGGTTTGAATCCCTTACTTGTGCTGTTAGTTCACGGATGTATTGAGGTGAGATGTTGTGGTTGAAATATGATTATGTGGCTCAGAGATGGTTAGTATGACTAATTTTGTGATTAGAATCTGttttgagttttaaaatttaaagaaaagtaattatttatctaaagtAGATATAAAAGTATTTCCAAAGGTTTAACAAAATAGTTTTACTAagtaagttaattatttgcattaaaTTCATTACTTTTACGACATTCTCATTCTTTACTGAGAatgtgtggtttgttctcaccccaaaatcttccaccctttcagtgacacaggttcaGAGATTTAGTAAGAAGATGCAGACGACTAGTAGATTTACTTGTGATTCCTGTTGTTTTTATGGAGTTCCCTCGTCCTTGTTACTTCAGGTTTTTATTTTCTCCAGAGGGATAGGTATTGTATTTaagttttatattgaatttaattgtatagcatttattattaataataattatgtgattattattatttgaagatCTTTTGTTATGtgattttaattactaaaatctATTTTCTGGATTTTTCTTAAAAACGGAAACGCGATAACGAcgtaaaggctcaatattaaacagataaatagtaaataagaaaaataggTTAGTAACTCCTTATTTTTGGTACGATCAAgacgtgctaaaagttagggtgttacatttattatttttgttcttgttattatttatattattattattattaaaagagaaataataattttactAATGCTATACcctaatatttttagaatattataaatttttttattataattatttgttattttaaaatttaaaatataaaaatttgtacCGAAATACCACATTAGAAGATTATATATAGGTTACTTTTTTCGAAAACGAAATTTATAGTTTAAATTTATATGTTTGTAGATATGCAATTTTATTTGAGTTCCAGTCAAATACAAAATATGAATTTCagtttttattcatttttattctatttttatcttttattgtaACATGTAGGAGATCGTTGTGGCCTTGGccatctaaaaattttaaaaaactatgTCTACATATAGGATATAtgtctaaaaaaataaaaaatattatgtaatttagtaactttatatataaattttttattatataagaaatttatatcttaattatttaactctctaatattttttacttaaccaatttaatattatatactCAAGTTTTTATACTTATCAAATTAGTTTATATATTTAtctctatatctatttttaaaaaaaaaattatttgttcttttaataataacatatttaacatttatattattatataaaatattagtaatCACTTACAGAATTATGTTCTGATAATTATATTGTGTATCTTAGAtgttattttttgtaaaaaaaaatactcaatttttcgtttaattttacattcttaaaaaaaattacctaactTTTTTTATCTTAACTTATTTAATTCTAGCtatcattttattttgatattcgtatcttatatttaataataGTATTATACCTTTTAAgcaattaataatttataatttttttcaaataattttaattaataatttttgtaacTAAATACACTATAAATTTTTGATccattataattttataatatattatcgATATTGTTGTCTCTTTTATGTGATTGTCatataaaaaatgatattataaaaaataatttataaaattttttctttatatttggataaaattaattcaataactatatattattcttaaattatttttatgtaatgaaaaatctaaaaaagaAGTTAAAAAATTTGTCTATACTTCGACTGGGTAAAGCTTTTTCAGGAGGTGCTTGTGCTTTTAAAAAGCACAAGCACGCCATTTTGCGTTTGGTAAATTAAAAAGCTCAAGTGCTTGTGCTTGCGGCTTTTAAAAGTTAGGGGTGCTTTTGAAAGCACCTAGGAGGGAGCTTTTCAAAGCTGGCTTATGCTtaccaaatttttttcattttcccGCACATATTTCCCGCTATTATATTGCCATTAAAATCTTCATATATTTCTAACTTCTTTTCCTAACCTTCATAAAATCTAACACAatcttcatatattttttattttttaacctAATCTTCACAAATTTCAACACAAATACATCTCTATCACATATTAGGTATGAACTTCtatctatttatattattttttttgcgttaattttgtattttttcagtAGATCTATTatctttgtttgtttttttctgTTCTTTGAAACGGGAAGAGGTTGATGAAAACcaatcataaaaatttttttgcatGAGCATTAGTCCAAATTATAATAACAACATGTATATACATATgtaaatatagatatataatcATAAGAGTAGTTTATTTGAGATATGTGTCCCATTTTTTATGATCGGTAAAGGTGAGCCAATATACATAGGTGGGTAATGGACGTACCCAGTACTAACATTGGATTATATACAAATTTTATGatacttatataaaattttaaagttaaaaaatagaagaatttatttattatatttatgtttattatgaattttttattttaacattattttattttaaaatattatataaaattttaaagaatttgaaaaaaaaaatatttttttgttataaacatgtttattataattttttcaacTTTTAAAGGCTGTTTTACCAAACACAATTATGGTGCTTGTACTTATTAAAagccatttttaattttattttaccaAACGTAAGTGCTGCAGCTTTTAAAAAGCTGTCTTTTAAAAGACAGCTTTCATAAGCTACTtttaaaaagcaaaagctttaCCAAACTAAGCCTTCAACTCCTCCATATTAAAAATCCTATTAAAAATCCTAGATCCGTCCTTGGTAATCAGTAGCTAAGAAAAGTAGAAACGACTCAAAAAAACAGCTAATATACTAATTGTTTTTCATTAATTTCATCTGAAAAACACCAGAGTGCTGCACCATTTGTCAAACAATACTCACTTTATGATCCAAAGTGAATAAACTTCTTAGCGCAACAAAATACAGTCACCAATAGATGGAAGGATGAAAACATACTGCCAACCGCTATACTTGATAGTCGGTAGTAGTGTATGCTTGTAGGTAAATAACCTAAACTCAAATCATGGGTTAAATAAGTAATGAGTGAGCAAGGTAGAATGATCATGACAATAAcagtttataaaaaataaaacatcagTCACAATTCATAAATGATCATGACATAGCAGTTTCCTCAATTGAGAGCCTAAAATTCTCTCTCCAATTTCATTAATAGAATCTGACTACAATCCCAAAATATACTACCATTGCATCTCTAGTTTCTTCAGATCCAATAGAATATAAGTAATGAAGGCAATGTGACTACACATTTTTAACTCCATTTCAGTCATGTAAAATCATAAGCTAATGCTCGTAAGTCCAAAGTCACATATATTAGTTAATTCTTATTGATTACCATTGCATTCATTACCTAACTTCTTAATCTTCCAGTCTGAGTTAGAACAAATAAAGCAAGATACAAAGAGTTTTATAGGCATTTAATCAAGCATGTAAAATTCAAATATATTCTTGAGGATTCCATCACAATCAACATCACAGAGAACATGGGATGCGATTTCAGGTGGCACTATAGGTGACGATGGACCCGTCATCAAGTAATTGCTCACCAGAATCGTTTCACCAAATCGGTGATTATGGAGACAAAGTTAAAGCTGAAGTTCTTTAGGACAttccaatgacaaagttaaagCTAAAGTTCTTTAAagtttttcagagttctttagGACATTTGATTGATTACCGAAATTCCATCAGCACAGATATAGGGGCCGATTCTCATATGAACATAAAGGCCACTTAGTTGCTGCATCAGTCTTATGAACTTCACCAAATTATATTCCACTCAAAATAATATTGCACTTATCAACAAACAAAAGATTTATTAATACTGCATTCATTAGTTCTCTACTATCTATGCAATCTAATAATTCAATGCGCACATGTAAATGGATGCACTTTCAAATGCAGATCAGGGAAATGTCAACCCAACCATTATGGCATCACATAATGATTTTGAATGATTTCTAATGAACATGAGCAAAAGTCTAGCAACACATCATGGCTTCTTCTGTACTAAGAATTAACAAACCTGTACGGATATAGAGGGTGTGACTACATCAACCTGCTTTACAGCATCATCATTCAAAGCTCGCACCTGAAAGAACCAAATCGAAGATGTTAAGCAATGAGGCAACAAAGCAAGTAAGTATTTATCTTAGATCTTTCGTTTTGAGAATATGGGGAGTACCACTTTGTGAGCCTCACTTTTCATTGTCAATTTATGAGAAGCACAAAGTGAATCCgaaaacaaatttaaagaaatcaaaaagaaaaaattagaagaaaaaaaatagacaaTGTGTTTATGATAAGACTATAGATGGAACAAATGACTACTACCTTTATAGATGGAACCATAGCAATAGCTTCCTCCACAATTTCTGGGCAAAGATTACCAAGGACACACAGCTGCAACAAATTCAAGTAAACACAGATTTCATATATCATTATGAAAGGTGAAAATTTGTTCCTAAACATAATTCATTAAGGGAACAGAGATATTACCTCAAACTCAGCCAATTGATATCGTGTAAGAATTATGTACGTTTTTAAGGATCACAAATTCACAATTTTCATGCAAAGGTGTCGCAATACCACAatccacacacacacacacaacacGTCACAAATTCACAATCCTCAACTCTAATGCTTTTAAAAGTTTCAAGCTTCTTAATTCTCAACTCCACATAATGGATTGTACACTAAACTCGTCTGTGAGCTTCTTAAAAATATTTGCAGTGTTATCCAATTGAAGTAGGAAAACGATATATTTGAAATGTGAGAACACTTCAACAAACTATTGATCTCTTCCAAACCAAAAGAATTATTGAGGCTTGTGCACACAAAGAGAAATAAGAAGTGCAATTCTCTTTTCTGTGATCCAGAATTGAGAATCAAACCGAGAAATCAACCTTTTTCCAATTCTGCAGAAATAGAAAAGGAATCATGGAACGCATTACTAAGGGCATCCAAGAGCCAAGGATTAAAACAATCATGGGTGTGCTGCTGGTAAATATCTTGGTCTATGCATATCGAAGGTCAAAAAAGATGTCAACCAAAGGCATGAAGAACTTGCTGTGGCCATGGTAATGGTCAAAAAGTAGAATTGTGTTGATATTGAATTATGGGCCTCAATGGTTGGTTCATtcatttattataaatattctaATCCTGTTAAAAGGGATCAATTATTCCATGTGATCAAATCCCTTAAAATTGTTTACATTAAGATCATAATTTATTCAGAATAGATAAGGAATAATAAAATCAAAGATCAGAAAAAATTAGAAACATAGGAATGTAGAAAAATAACACAACGTGTATATGTAcaattactttttaaaaaatcatctACCATCTTTTTCTCTGCCCCTCATTCTTGATGATGCAATTAGCAATATCTTCTTGGGTTAAATTCAATTTTGTGATATGCATTTGAACCTTCTGATTAAGAAACTAggttttgaataattttttagttagtATTTTCATTTCTACTTTACCAAGTTGTATGAACACatgatatttttgttttttatttgatGAATCCTTGATGGTTTGGATACTACATCCTATTGTTTTGTCATGTtaatattgaattttgatgAAGTGGAGCAATTTAAATTATGATTACAAAAGGAACTTTTCATGATTTGCATAAAAGATCGTCGTAGGGGTATCCAGATATCAGATCTGCGGTGTTCCGAATCTAATCCAAAAATTACGGATATGAATCCCATCTGCAGGGCTATAAGAAATTTTATAAGCAAACAGATGCTCACAAGTAAAATTTTATACTATAAAGGGTTTTGCTAACAAGTTCCCTTGGGCACTTATTAAGaatattaaaatagaaattCCGTATAGAACAAGTAAACTTTTTAATACATTTAAAATCCTTGAACACTTCAGAACCTTATACTTTCTATAAAAAGTTTCTATTCTTGTTTTCTTAATAAGTGCCCTTGGCAAAATCCTACCATAAATTAGTGTACTTGGCTTCAGtggcaaaagaaaaaaattacctCGTTGCCCGCCATATCACCATTCCCCGGGTGCATGTTGATGTCGTCGTCGCCGGCCTCGGCATTGCCGAGAGCCGTGAGGTCATGAAAACGGCTGATGGCGAGAACCAGGGCCAGGGCCAGGGCGACTACGAGATGGACAGTGATGTTGAAGTCGACATAGGTGGTGAAATTCCCATTCTGGTCGTAATCCATGACGATCGGGGAATCGCCAACACCATCATCACCACCTTGATGTCACTATCCACCTCGAAGTCCCCCGTAGCCTCGTCCTCGCCATAAGCGGCTTTCATGGGGTCGCCCTCGCCCTTGGCCTCGCCATCAGCTAATTCCGCAATCGCCATAGCAAGAAGTCTGTTGAAGCTGCTGCTCATTCTCGTTCTCCAGAATCAATGAGACTTCACAATTCATCAAGCACTTGGCCTTCAAAAACTCTGGAGAAAAAAAACGATCTGTTCTTTATCCTTCGGTGAGTGGTGTTTTTGTAGCTTGTTGCTTAAAATGAGGAGAAGGAGGATGTGGTGGTACTGTGCTAGTACATTAGTTGAGATTTGAATTCAGAGAGAATCGAAACCAGGGAATGAGATAGAGAAAGAGACAAAATATCTTTTAGGAAGGTGTATAATTGTATAGGAAAGCTTTCACATATATGATATACCACACCACTTTAGTGGAAATCTGCTATTCCATGTACGGTCCGTTTTcaagttaattatttgttttatattatACATGAAAATTACCAAAGAATCTCTAAAatgacaaaaagaaaaaaggctAATCTAATAAGCAGCTTTCATGCCACGTTGAATTGAGACTGCAGCGAATTGAGCCAAATTATTATTCTAATGGCTTGAAGTTATTGGATAGCATTTCGAACTTGGAGCTGGACAAATCCtgaaaaaaatattgtaaattATTTGGCCATAATTTCACCTTTTTTCTCACTTATGTccaatcataatttttttacaatacAATTAtcctttaaataaaatttaaa includes:
- the LOC130963730 gene encoding uncharacterized protein LOC130963730, yielding MDYDQNGNFTTYVDFNITVHLVVALALALVLAISRFHDLTALGNAEAGDDDINMHPGNGDMAGNELCVLGNLCPEIVEEAIAMVPSIKVRALNDDAVKQVDVVTPSISVQVIYLQAYTTTDYQV